In Nicotiana tabacum cultivar K326 chromosome 21, ASM71507v2, whole genome shotgun sequence, one DNA window encodes the following:
- the LOC107812688 gene encoding SNW/SKI-interacting protein A, producing MASLKELLPAAKSATRTIYDHTNDPWFKNRFGATEAEKSAIIKATPVPSYLKRAGFKPSKLEDFGDGGAFPEIHYAQYPLDLGRKKDWKAGGKTLPITVDEHGEVRYDAIVRQGENTKKIVYSQHKDLIPKFVKDEDEEEMDLDEKQKVIDETMQETKAALEKIVNVRLSAAQPKNVPTQSQDSKFIKYKPSQQSAAFNSGAKERIIRMVEMPVDPIEPPKFKHKRVPKASGSPPVPVMHSPPRPVTVKDQQDWKIPPCISNWKNPKGYTIPLDKRLAADGRGLQEVQINDNFAKLSEALYVAEQKAREAVAMRSKVQKEMMMKEKEKKEMELRELARKARSERTGVAPPAGTLVPSERDTMNIVDMSVDYERPRDHPKEPREDREGRLQREKIREERRREREREKRLEAKDAAMGKKSKITRDRDRDVSEKVALGMASTGTSRGEVMYDQRLFNQEKGMDSGFATDDAYNVYDKGLFTAQPTLSTLYRPKKDVDSEIYGGADEQLDKIMKTDRFKPDKAFAGTSERASTRDGPVQFEKQVEEADPFGLDQFLTEVKKGKKAMANVGSGGTMRASAGTTRDGYESSSRTRVAFDKGR from the coding sequence ATGGCGTCTCTCAAGGAGCTTCTCCCAGCAGCAAAATCAGCTACCCGTACAATTTATGACCATACAAATGACCCGTGGTTCAAGAATAGGTTCGGTGCAACTGAGGCAGAGAAATCTGCTATTATCAAGGCAACTCCAGTGCCCTCTTACCTAAAACGGGCTGGCTTTAAGCCATCTAAGCTTGAGGATTTTGGGGATGGAGGAGCATTCCCTGAAATTCACTACGCACAGTATCCACTTGATTTGGGTAGAAAGAAAGACTGGAAAGCTGGGGGAAAGACTCTGCCTATTACTGTGGACGAGCACGGTGAAGTGAGATATGATGCGATTGTGAGGCAGGGTGAGAACACAAAGAAAATTGTTTATTCTCAGCACAAGGATCTTATTCCGAAGTTTGTGAAGGACGAGGATGAGGAAGAGATGGATCTGGACGAGAAGCAGAAAGTAATCGATGAGACAATGCAGGAGACCAAGGCAGCACTTGAGAAGATTGTAAATGTGCGGTTGAGTGCTGCACAGCCCAAAAATGTTCCCACACAATCTCAAGATTCCAAGTTTATTAAGTACAAGCCTTCCCAGCAATCGGCAGCTTTTAACTCGGGTGCAAAGGAGAGGATTATTAGGATGGTAGAGATGCCCGTGGACCCGATAGAGCCACCGAAGTTCAAACACAAAAGGGTTCCTAAGGCCTCTGGTTCTCCACCTGTGCCTGTTATGCATTCTCCTCCTCGTCCTGTTACAGTGAAGGACCAGCAGGATTGGAAGATTCCGCCTTGTATATCAAACTGGAAGAACCCCAAAGGTTACACAATCCCACTTGATAAGCGCCTTGCTGCTGATGGCAGGGGACTTCAGGAGGTCCAGATCAATGATAATTTTGCAAAACTATCAGAGGCTTTATATGTTGCAGAACAGAAAGCTAGAGAAGCGGTTGCAATGCGGTCAAAGGTTCAAAAAGAGATGATGATGAAAGAGAAGGAGAAGAAAGAGATGGAACTTCGGGAATTGGCCCGCAAGGCAAGATCTGAGAGAACTGGTGTGGCACCTCCAGCTGGTACACTTGTGCCCTCTGAGAGGGACACCATGAATATTGTTGATATGAGTGTGGATTATGAGCGTCCAAGAGATCACCCCAAAGAGCCAAGGGAGGACAGGGAGGGGAGATTACAGAGAGAGAAGATACGTGAGGAGCGACGTcgggagagagagagggagaagaGATTGGAGGCAAAAGATGCTGCGATGGGTAAGAAGAGTAAGATCACCAGAGATAGAGACCGTGATGTCAGCGAAAAAGTGGCTCTTGGGATGGCTTCTACTGGCACATCAAGAGGAGAGGTCATGTATGACCAGAGATTGTTTAACCAGGAGAAAGGCATGGATTCTGGATTTGCCACTGATGATGCCTACAACGTCTATGACAAGGGCCTATTTACTGCTCAGCCCACTCTTTCTACTCTATACAGACCGAAGAAAGATGTTGATTCTGAAATTTATGGAGGTGCAGATGAGCAGCTGGACAAGATCATGAAGACAGATCGATTTAAGCCTGACAAGGCATTTGCTGGAACATCTGAGAGGGCTAGTACAAGAGATGGACCTGTGCAATTTGAGAAGCAAGTTGAGGAAGCTGATCCATTTGGTTTAGACCAGTTCTTGACAGAGGTTAAGAAGGGAAAGAAAGCCATGGCAAATGTTGGTAGTGGAGGCACCATGAGGGCCAGTGCTGGCACCACGCGAGATGGTTATGAATCATCTAGCAGAACTCGCGTTGCTTTTGATAAGGGGCGTTGA
- the LOC107812689 gene encoding dolichyl-diphosphooligosaccharide--protein glycosyltransferase subunit STT3A, producing the protein MAASSDTVVTPSSLRQAFGNVFSLFILILIGVLAFSIRLFSVIKYESVIHEFDPYFNYRVTQFLTKNGIYDFWNWFDDRTWYPLGRVIGGTVYPGLTLTAGTLWWILNSLNIPLSVETVCVFTAPTFSAFAAWATYLLTKEVKGPGAGLTAAALLAMVPSYISRSVAGSYDNEAVAIFALIFTFYLYIKTLNTGSLFYATLNALAYFYMVCSWGGYTFIINLIPMHALLCIVTGRYSSRLYIAYAPLVILGTLLAALVPVVGFNAVMTSEHFASFLVFIILNVVGLVYYIKGILTPKMFKVAVTLVISAGLIVCCAVVAVLIALVASSPTKGWSGRSLSLLDPTYASKYIPIIASVSEHQPPTWPSYFMDINVLAFLVPAGIIACFLPLTDASSFVILYLVTSVYFSGVMVRLMLVLAPAACIMSGIALSSAFGVFTRSIKFASIGKQVDAGDTGNGVTQNDVVKPDKTEEPPKEKASRKKKKEKENVEKTPIVTKSERRLLMLPTEASVVAILLLMLLGAFYVVHCVWAAAEAYSAPSIVLTSHSHDGLHVFDDFREAYAWLSHNTDVDDKVASWWDYGYQTTAMANRTVIVDNNTWNNTHIATVGTAMSSPEKAAWEIFNSLDVKYVLVVFGGLVGYPSDDINKFLWMVRIGGGVFPHIKEPDYLRDGQYRIDSMATPTMLNCLMYKLSYYRFVETDGKGFDRVRRTEIGKKHFKLTHFDEVFTTHHWMVRIYKLKPPKNRIRGKTKKSKSKSNSAGSKRSATRKKNPWH; encoded by the exons ATGGCGGCCTCTTCAGATACCGTAGTAACGCCGTCAAGCCTCCGTCAGGCTTTCGGCAATGTCTTCTCATTATTCATTCTTATTCTCATCGGCGTTCTAGCTTTCTCGATCCGTCTTTTCTCC GTGATTAAGTATGAAAGTGTTATTCACGAGTTCGATCCTTATTTCAATTACAGAGTTACTCAG TTTCTGACAAAGAATGGAATTTACGACTTCTGGAATTGGTTTGATGATCGGACCTG GTATCCACTTGGACGAGTGATTGGTGGAACTGTTTACCCTGGACTGACATTGACCGCTGGCACCTTGTGGTG GATACTTAATTCTCTGAATATTCCTCTTTCTGTGGAAACTGTTTGTGTATTTACTGCTCCTACATTCTCCGCTTTTGCTGCTTGGGCAACATACCTTCTGACAAAG GAAGTTAAAGGGCCTGGGGCTGGACTAACTGCTGCAGCTCTATTAGCCATG GTTCCGTCCTATATATCTCGATCAGTGGCCGGAAGCTATGACAATGAAGCTGTGGCCATATTTGCCTTGATCTTCACTTTCTATCTCTATATAAAG ACACTGAACACGGGTTCCCTCTTTTATGCTACTTTAAATGCCTTGGCATACTTTTACATG GTTTGCTCATGGGGAGGATATACCTTTATTATCAACCTTATTCCAATGCACGCCCTACTTTGCATCGTAACAGGGCGCTATTCTTCACGGCTTTACATTGCCTACGCTCCATTG GTTATCCTGGGAACGCTATTGGCTGCTTTGGTCCCTGTTGTAGGTTTTAATGCAGTCATGACATCAGAACATTTTGCTTCATTTCTG GTGTTCATAATTCTCAATGTTGTGGGGCTTGTCTATTACATCAAAGGGATTCTCACACCAAAAATGTTCAAAGTAGCTGTGACTCTTGTTATATCTGCAGGCTT GATTGTTTGCTGTGCTGTGGTAGCTGTGCTAATTGCACTTGTTGCCTCTAGCCCAACAAAGGGATGGAGTGGACGAAGCCTTAGCCTGCTTGACCC AACTTATGCGAGCAAGTATATACCAATTATTGCCAGTGTTAGCGAACATCAACCACCTACTTGGCCTTCTTACTTTATGGACATAAATGTATTAGCATTTTTGGTCCCCGCAGGCATTATT GCATGCTTTTTGCCGCTGACTGATGCTAGCTCCTTTGTGATTCTTTATTTAGTGACTTCAGTATACTTTTCTGGTGTTATG GTCCGCCTAATGCTTGTACtggccccagcggcatgtataATGTCTGGGATTGCTCTGTCATCAGCTTTTGGTGTTTTTACTCGATCAATCAAATTTGCATCAATTGGTAAACAGGTTGAT GCAGGGGATACTGGTAATGGTGTTACACAGAATGATGTGGTGAAGCCTGATAAAACTGAAGAACCACCAAAGGAAAAAGcttcaagaaaaaagaagaaagaaaaggagaatGTGGAAAAAACTCCTATTGTTACTAAAAGTGAGAGGAGGCTTTTGATGTTACCCACGGAGGCTTCTGTTGTTGCTATTCTTTTACTTATGTTGCTGGGTGCCTTTTATGTG GTTCATTGTGTCTGGGCAGCTGCGGAAGCTTATTCAGCTCCGTCTATTGTCTTAACATCACATTCGCATGATGGACTTCATGTATTTGATGACTTCAGAGAGGCTTATGCATGGTTGAGCCACAATACTGATGTAGATGATAAA GTGGCATCATGGTGGGACTATGGCTATCAGACGACTGCCATGGCAAATCGCACTGTTATTGTTGATAATAACACCTGGAATAATACACACATAGCAACAGTTGGTACAGCCATGTCCTCTCCTGAAAAAGCAGCCTGGGAAATCTTCAATTCTTTGGATGTAAAATATGTTCTTGTTGTCTTTGGAG GTCTTGTTGGGTACCCCAGTGATGATATCAACAAGTTCCTCTGGATGGTTAGAATAGGTGGGGGTGTCTTCCCTCATATCAAAGAGCCTGATTATCTG AGAGACGGTCAGTACCGGATTGATTCTATGGCTACTCCAACCATGCTGAACTGCCTCATGTACAAACTATCTTATTACAG GTTTGTGGAGACAGATGGCAAGGGTTTTGATAGAGTAAGGCGGACTGAAATTGGAAAGAAACATTTTAAGCTCACCCACTTTGACGAG GTGTTTACTACTCACCACTGGATGGTCCGGATATACAAACTAAAACCCCCTAAGAACAGAATACGTGGAAAGACAAAGAAGTCTAAATCG AAATCTAACTCAGCTGGCTCGAAAAGAAGTGCAACACGAAAGAAGAATCCCTGGCATTAA